A genomic window from Ficedula albicollis isolate OC2 unplaced genomic scaffold, FicAlb1.5 N00415, whole genome shotgun sequence includes:
- the LOC107603334 gene encoding zinc finger protein 271-like, which produces MRAGEQREEEAERGRAGERKGRCRSRRSRERSRGRRRRVAVLQGEPAEPAAPLAPAASHSCIPRVEEKAVRNRKVPQQKFMEEAVWSGSTMQESNGEEKPRRSCMRRGSKPSPGGSQVGRPSLCQEGSQRSGQSSDLRVHEQLHEGKKPLQCLECGKNFRTSSHLKRHQMIHTGERPYKCGKCGKGFRDTSDPGERPYECGECGKGFSSSSSLIIHQRTHTGERPYDCGECGKGFRNTSDLIRHQTVHTGERPYECGECGKGFSCSSSLIVHQRNHTGERPYECGECGKGFSCSSSLIVHQRNHTGERPYECGECGKGFSCSSSLIVHQRNHTGERPYECGECGKGFSCSSSLIVHQRNHTGERPYECGECGKSFSQSSSLLYHRRIHTGERPYECGECGKSFSQSSSLLYHRRIHTGERPYECGECGKSFSQSSSLLYHRRIHTGERPYECGECGKSFSQSSSLLYHRRIHTGERPYECGECGKSFSQSSSLLYHRRIHTGERPYECGECGKSFSQSSSLIYHQRIHTGERPYKCEECGKGFRNTSDLIRHQTVHTGERPYECAECGKAFSCSSSLIIHQRNHTGERPYECGECGKSFSQSSSLLYHRRIHTGERPYECGECGLSFRMRSQLIHHQRIHTGVRPYVCGECGKSFFLSSSLTHHQMIHTGERPYKCGECGMGFRKSSNLTCHQRIHTGVRPYVCGECGKGCRTTSDLIRHQTVHSGERPYECGECGKGFRDTSGLIRHQTVHTGERPYECGECGKGFSCSSNLIVHQRIHSGARPYECFECGKSFSQSSNLIFPRPYECCECGKSFSQSSNLIFHQRIHTGERPYECGECGKGFRNSFSLIRHQRIHTGQKPYVCGECGKTFTVRSSLIRHQMI; this is translated from the exons ATGAGAGCGGGGGAGCAGCGGGAGGAAGAGGCGGAGAGAGGAagggcaggggagaggaaggggaggtgcaggagcaggaggagcagggagaggagccgCGGGCGCAGGCGGAGAGTGGCGGTGCTCCAGGGCGAGCCCGCTGAGCCCGCAGCTCCGCTGGCCCCGGCAGCATCGCATTCGTGCATCCCGCGG GTggaggaaaaggctgtgagGAACAGGAAGGTGCCGCAGCAGAAATTCATGGAAGAGGCTGTTTGGAGCGGCTCCACGATGCAGGAATCCAATGGGGAGGAAAAGCCTCGGAGATCCTGCATGAGGAGGGgctccaaacccagcccaggaggcTCTCAGGTGGGTAGACCCAGCCTGTGCCAAGAAGGCAGCCAGAGATCTGGCCAGAGCTCTGACCTGAGGGTCCATGAGCAGCTTCATGAAGGAAAGAAGCCCCTTCAGTgcttggaatgtgggaagaATTTCCGCACAAGCTCCCACCTGAAACGTCACCAGATGATCCACACCGGGGAACGGCCCTACAAgtgtgggaaatgtgggaaggGATTCAGAGACACCtccgacccc ggggaacggccctacgagtgtggggaatgtgggaagggattcagctccagctccagcctgatCATCCACCAGAGGACCCACACCGGGGAACGGCCCTATGATtgtggggaatgtgggaagggCTTCAGAAACACCTCCGACCTGATCCGCCACCAGACAGTGCACACTGGGGAACGGCCCTACGagtgtggggaatgtgggaagggattcagctgcagctccagcctgatTGTCCACCAGAGAAACCACACTGGGGAACGGCCCTACGagtgtggggaatgtgggaagggattcagctgcagctccagcctgatTGTCCACCAGAGAAACCACACTGGGGAACGGCCCTACGagtgtggggaatgtgggaagggattcagctgcagctccagcctgatTGTCCACCAGAGAAACCACACTGGGGAACGGCCCTACGagtgtggggaatgtgggaagggattcagctgcagctccagcctgatTGTCCACCAGAGAAACCACACTGGGGAACGGCCCTACGagtgtggggaatgtgggaagagcttcagccAGAGCTCCAGTTTGCTGTACCACCGgaggatccacactggggaacggccctacgagtgtggggaatgtgggaagagcttcagccAGAGCTCCAGTTTGCTGTACCACCGgaggatccacactggggaacggccctacgagtgtggggaatgtgggaagagcttcagccAGAGCTCCAGTTTGCTGTACCACCGgaggatccacactggggaacggccctacgagtgtggggaatgtgggaagagcttcagccAGAGCTCCAGTTTGCTGTACCACCGgaggatccacactggggaacggccctacgagtgtggggaatgtgggaagagcttcagccAGAGCTCCAGTTTGCTGTACCACCGgaggatccacactggggaacggccctacgagtgtggggaatgtgggaagagcttcagccAGAGCTCCAGTTTGATCTACCACCAgaggatccacactggggaacGGCCCTACAAGTGTGAGGAATGTGGAAAGGGATTCAGAAACACCTCCGACCTGATCCGCCACCAGACAGTGCACACTGGGGAACGGCCCTACGAGTGTGCAGAATGTGGGAAGGcattcagctgcagctccagcctgatCATCCATCAGAGAAACCACACTGGGGAACGGCCCTACGagtgtggggaatgtgggaagagcttcagccAGAGCTCCAGTTTGCTGTACCACCGgaggatccacactggggaacGGCCCTACGAGTGTGGGGAATGTGGGTTGAGCTTCAGGATGCGCTCCCAACTCATCCACCACCAGAGGATCCACACTGGGGTACGACCCTATGTgtgtggggaatgtgggaagagcttcttCCTGAGCTCCAGTTTGACCCACCACCAGATGATCCACACTGGTGAACGGCCCTACAagtgtggggaatgtgggaTGGGGTTCAGGAAGAGCTCCAACCTCACCTGCCACCAGAGGATCCACACTGGGGTACGACCCTATGTgtgtggggaatgtgggaagggctgcagaACCACCTCCGACCTCATCCGACACCAGACAGTGCACAGTGGTGAACGGCCCTACGagtgtggggaatgtgggaagggATTCAGAGACACCTCCGGCCTGATCCGCCACCAGACAGTGCACACTGGGGAACGGCCCTACGAGTGTGGAGAGTGTGGGAAAGgattcagctgcagctccaaccTGATTGTCCACCAGAGGATCCACTCTGGTGCACGGCCCTATGAATGCTTtgaatgtgggaagagcttcagccAGAGCTCCAACCTGATCTTCCCGCGGCCCTATGAATGCTGtgaatgtgggaagagcttcagccAGAGCTCCAACCTGATCTTCCACCAgaggatccacactggggaacGGCCTTATGagtgtggggaatgtgggaagggATTCCGCAACAGCTTCAGTTTAATCCGCCACCAGAGGATCCACACTGGGCAGAAGCCCTATGTgtgtggggaatgtgggaagaCCTTCACTGTGAGGTCCAGTTTGATCCGCCACCAGATGATC